In the genome of Halapricum salinum, one region contains:
- a CDS encoding FAD-dependent oxidoreductase, with protein sequence MTEEYDLIIVGGGISGASLLYTVAEFTDIERVALIEKEDEIAAINSHHTNNSQTLHFGDIETNYTLEKAEEVKEGAEMVAGYLEANDPEREIHSKRSKMVLAVGDEEVDKLETRYHDEGFGDLFPKLDAIGRDRIAELEPKVVEGRDPRKDLLALQTPDGYTVDYGEISKDFVETVADSEGVDVFTGTKVTDIAETMDGFTVETAERTFESDATVVAAGSHSLQVAKEMGYGKNKSLLPVAGSFFLAEEGLLNGKVYTLQMKKLPFAAVHGDADVHDQGTTRFGPTAKLVPALERGRLNTVPDFFDVFGLNASSFLSYANILADRVLFPYVVKNLFYDVPKVGKKAFLPHVQKVVPSVEEDDIKRAKGYGGVRPQIVDTANKTLDMGEAKIHGHGIIFNITPSPGASTCLKNAMRDTRTLVDFLDADYGFDEESFREATIGNFPREEEPKKIAADD encoded by the coding sequence CCTCATTATCGTCGGCGGCGGTATCAGCGGAGCATCACTCCTGTATACGGTGGCCGAGTTCACCGACATCGAACGCGTCGCACTCATCGAGAAAGAAGACGAGATCGCGGCGATCAACTCCCACCATACCAACAACTCCCAGACGCTGCACTTCGGGGATATCGAGACGAACTACACCCTCGAAAAGGCCGAGGAAGTCAAAGAGGGTGCAGAGATGGTCGCTGGCTACCTCGAAGCCAACGATCCGGAGCGTGAGATCCACAGCAAGCGCTCGAAGATGGTGCTGGCGGTCGGCGACGAGGAAGTCGACAAACTCGAGACGCGCTATCACGACGAAGGATTCGGCGACCTGTTCCCGAAACTCGACGCGATCGGCCGTGATCGGATCGCCGAACTCGAACCGAAGGTCGTCGAGGGCCGCGACCCGCGAAAGGACCTGCTCGCGCTGCAGACGCCCGACGGCTACACCGTCGACTACGGCGAGATCTCCAAAGACTTCGTCGAGACGGTCGCCGACAGCGAGGGCGTCGACGTCTTCACCGGCACGAAAGTGACCGACATCGCCGAGACGATGGACGGGTTCACCGTCGAGACCGCAGAGCGGACCTTCGAGTCCGACGCGACGGTCGTCGCGGCAGGCTCTCACAGCCTCCAGGTCGCAAAGGAGATGGGCTACGGCAAGAACAAGTCGCTGCTGCCGGTCGCGGGGAGTTTCTTCCTCGCCGAAGAGGGACTGCTCAACGGCAAGGTCTACACCCTCCAGATGAAGAAACTGCCCTTCGCGGCGGTCCACGGCGACGCCGACGTCCACGATCAGGGCACCACGCGGTTCGGTCCGACCGCGAAGCTCGTCCCGGCGCTCGAACGCGGCCGTCTGAACACGGTACCGGACTTCTTCGACGTCTTCGGGCTGAACGCGTCGTCGTTCCTGAGCTACGCGAACATCCTCGCCGACCGCGTGCTCTTCCCGTACGTCGTGAAGAACCTCTTCTACGACGTGCCGAAAGTCGGCAAGAAAGCGTTCCTGCCCCACGTTCAGAAGGTCGTTCCGTCCGTCGAGGAAGACGACATCAAGCGCGCGAAGGGTTACGGTGGCGTCCGCCCGCAGATCGTCGACACCGCCAACAAGACCCTGGACATGGGTGAGGCCAAGATCCACGGCCACGGGATCATCTTCAACATCACGCCGTCGCCGGGGGCCTCGACCTGTCTGAAGAACGCGATGCGCGACACTCGGACGCTGGTCGACTTCCTCGATGCCGACTACGGCTTCGACGAGGAATCGTTCCGCGAGGCGACGATCGGTAACTTCCCGCGCGAAGAAGAGCCGAAGAAGATCGCTGCGGACGACTAA